The genomic DNA GCGGGGCGGGGCAGTTCAACAGCTACGACCCGCAGTCCGGTCGACAGCTCTGGAGCGTTCCGACGACGACCGAAGCGATTTGTGGGACCGTCGTTTGGGACGATCAACGTGTCATGGTCAGCGGCGGCAATCCTGAGGCGGGCACCTGGTGCGTTGCCGGTGGTGGACGTCACCAGATGCTCTGGAGCAATCGAGTGATGTGCTATGAACAGTCGCTGCTGGCGGTGAACAATTACGTCTTCGCGGTCGCCGATAGCGGTGTCGCCTACTGTTGGCGCACTCAAGACGGCAAGGAAATGTGGAAGCGCCGCTTATTCGGCGGCGGAATCAGCGCCTCACCGCTGCTTGCCGACGGTCACTTGGTCATTGCGACCGAGAGGGGCCAGGTATTTCTAGTCAAAGCCCAACCGGGACGCTTCGATTTGGTCGCCGATATCAAGACGGGCGATTCAATCTTCGCGTCGCCCGTTGCAGTCGGTAATCGGCTGTATTTACGCACCGGGGTGAACGAAAATGGGGGGCGGCAGGAATACTTGGTCGCGATCGAAAACTAGCCGGTAAGCTTGCCAAGTAATTGACGCTCCATCTCGATAAAATGTTTGGAGGCGGCTTGTCTGTCGACGAGCTTTGGGCCCGGTCATTGCATTGGATCCGTGGTTGACGCCAATCGGCTAAACCTCATTTCAAATATTGACGAAGTATTAGCAGCATGCGGTATGGTACTTTTTAGCTACGTTTGTGTACCGAAGGCAATCGGCGTCTTGTTGCTGATCGGTGGAATGGGGGCCGATGTATTTCCGATACACACAACGCCCGAACAACTTCACTGAAATCCTTGAAGTGATCTAAGGTGAGAGACAAAAATGAGGTTTCTTTGTTTTAGTGATTTGCACCGCAGCGTGGATGCCGCTGAGCGTTTGGTCCGGCTATCTGACCAAGTCGATGTCATTATCGGCGCCGGCGACTTTGCGAATCGGCACGCCGGATTGAGCGACACGCTTTCTGTGTTGCAAGATATCACCAAGCCGGCGATCTTGGTTCCGGGCAACGGCGAGACATACGGCGAGCTTCGGGACGCGGCCCAGATCTGGGAATCTGCATCCGTGTTGCATGGATCGGGCTGTGAAATCGACGGTGTTTCGTTTTGGGGGGTTGGAGGCGGAATTCCAGTGACACCTTTCGGGGCTTGGTCGTACGACTTTGACGAGGAACAAGCTGGAGACTTGTTACAAGATTGTCCTTCGGCAGGGGTGCTGGTGGTACATTCGCCACCGATCGATACTGTTGACCAAGATTCCTCGCAGCGTGTTCGCGGCAGCCAGGCGATCCGGGATTGCGTTTCGGAAAAACAGCCAAAGCTAGTAGTCTGCGGTCACATCCATGACTCCTGGGAAGAACGAGCCGAAATTGGCAGAAGTCAGATTCTTAACGCGGGGCCCCGCGGCGTAATCATGGACATCGAGTTCTGAACTTCCTCTTGAGTGATCGTCTTGACGACCGGCTCGAACCGGGCGGTCGCCACGTATTATTCCACAGGTACCGGACCTTGCCTGCAAAGCCAGCTTTATTCAAGCTCTAGAGTCACTTCCTCAATCGGCTAGAAATTCAACCGACGATAAAACCCGGTACAAGCGTTGGTGGCTGATGGTGTGGTGTCGATTAATCCATGGGCGATCTAGGCGAGAATCTCTTTTACGACGTGTGCTTCTTCGACACCGGTTAAACGCTGATCAAGACCTCGGAAAGGAAACGTTAGTGATTCGTGATCGATGCCGAGTTGGTGCAGGATTGTGGCATTGAGATCACGAACATGAACGGGCTTCTCGGCAATGTTGTAGCTGAATTCGTCCGTTTGGCCGAATTCCATTCCGCCGCGAATCCCACCGCCGGCAACCCATCCGGTGAAACACCGGGGATGATGATCACGACCATAGTTATTGGGGGTCAACTTTCCCTGGCAGAAAGTCGTTCTTCCAAATTCGCCGGCAAAGACAATCAACGTCTCGTCCAGTAAGCCTCGCTGTTTCAGATCTCGGATTAGGCCGGCGCAAGGTTGGTCGACGTCATACGCTTGGCCGCGTAGTTTCTTTGGCAATCCGACGTGATGATCCCA from Roseiconus lacunae includes the following:
- a CDS encoding metallophosphoesterase family protein, whose amino-acid sequence is MRFLCFSDLHRSVDAAERLVRLSDQVDVIIGAGDFANRHAGLSDTLSVLQDITKPAILVPGNGETYGELRDAAQIWESASVLHGSGCEIDGVSFWGVGGGIPVTPFGAWSYDFDEEQAGDLLQDCPSAGVLVVHSPPIDTVDQDSSQRVRGSQAIRDCVSEKQPKLVVCGHIHDSWEERAEIGRSQILNAGPRGVIMDIEF